In the genome of Carya illinoinensis cultivar Pawnee chromosome 13, C.illinoinensisPawnee_v1, whole genome shotgun sequence, the window CCTACAGTAGGAGCTATAGGGATGATTGTAAGCAGAAATAGTGGTAGTCTCGCCTGTGATATCCGCCTACGGTGTACGCagtagggatgatggtaagtAGAGATGGTAGTAGAGTCCCGCTTGTGATTCTTGTCTATAGTGTATGCGGTAAGGATGTGGTAAGCAAGGATGGTAGTAGTTCCAACTGTGATTCCTGGCTACAATGGGAGCTGTAGGGATGATGGTAAACAGGGATGGTGCTAGTCCCAATTGTGATTTTTGCTTACGGTGCAAGCAGTAggaatggtggtagagtcctgcctacgattcccgcctacagtgttAATTGGTTAATaggtcattttctgaaaaaatgactatttttaataaatggatatgtgtaccatttttttggaaaaattgtgaatttttatactggaccattttttgaaaaaatgatagaTGTTATTTAATGGATTTGGTTTTTGCggcaaaatgggattttggcgtgtgttgggaataattatttttggaaaatgataatttttgggtttcacgcatatttcatcatatgcatgCATTTTGTTCGTTGGATGAATGTATTTTCATCCATTGGGTTGTTTGGTTTATTATTTACTAAGATTCACAATCTGACAGAATTCGACACCCTGTAGTTCCGTTTTATGGAACTGTAGATTTTGGCGCAAATGAAGACATTGAGCCTGAGGCATCTACTCTGCTGAAGGAGTGATATGTGGTCGCTTTTTGAATTATTGGATTTGTTTCCCTTTTGTCTATGCATTTggctttttactttattttcatggataactgtataattttcagtaatacttttattgtgataaacttatatttaaaattctggtacttagttgacttttttaatttatccaCTGTCTTTTTGTTGTACATTTTTTGCATATGTACACATTTAGCACTTGTCGTTGGGATATGTGATCTATATTGTCATTATCCCGACACCTCGATTTCTGCGTGTTCATACGTGGGAGTCAAAGGTGTCACAAACATGgttttaaataccgtaccgtaccggccggtacggccggAATATTCCGTACCGGTCACCGGTCCGGTACAGATATTGCACCTGTTTCGTACCGGTCTGAATACCGGTCGTACcggccgatatttcggcctgtaccggcctaCGTACCggcccgtaccggccggtatttcggccttctattttttttttttcattttttcaaactacaagtttattttttgacctcTAATTtataccagactatttataatttatatatatatatatgtatttatgtataaattattcatatataaactattattttagaatataatttatttatttatatttatacatataatttatttatatatcgactatcccgaaacggtacacgaaacggtaccggtatcgaaatatttcgttccaatgccttgaccggtacgccatccggtacggtattcaaaacattgttcACAAATGCACTCAAACATAGATGTATGGTCGAATACTAAATTTAACGGCCGACTGTTTTTATGTAACAATACGTTGGAACGTATTTGGATAGCTAGGATGACCCtgggacaaaaaatttcgtctcaaaaaacctcttttattgttttgacTAAACCATTTCCGTCTGCACacataaaattcaaatatttggtATTAACATAGAGAGAGATATTcaaatatcttataatattcgATATCACAGTACTACTACTCCACACGCCTATTTTTAAAACAATGGTGTGGAGCAGaagtactattatatatatatatatattatatgcatgatAAGTCCTAACCCACATATTAATTTTTCTAGGGGAACCAATTATTTTAAGTTcggaattataaataatttagacagattctaataatattaattcCATGAAGAAGTATACCGCCATAGAACTATCACCAGCTTTTACGACTTCAGCCTatacctcatgcatgaattatatataatgtactgTGGTATCATCAAAACCACATACTACAAGAAGAGTGAATTTTTATGATCAAAATTTagtaatcaaaatgattattttctattaaaattgaaaaaaatagtctttttaatagttaaattttgatcataaaattcactttttttgtAATGACACACATGATGCACGCAGAACCAGGTCACAGTTTTGGACCGTACGTACTGCTTCCCgtcaaaaaataattcatcatCATGTGTACGCGCGTGTTATATATTCCAAATTTCAGTGGTCCATGCATGGTCTCCATGGAGAATTTTCTAACACGGTTATATACATGATAGAAGCCCGGCCGCGCGGGCCCTCCCGTGTGTGAATGAAGCCTGGAAAACATCATGTATGGAGGAATCTTATGTCCGGTGATATGATCACCATGATTGTGATATTTCTCTGGAGTACTTTTGAAGAGATGCACGCACGCACTGAAGTCATGCATGATATTTTTTCAACAAACGTTTCGATGGagttattagaatattaatctTTTATTATTGTATGGTGgggtatctatatatatatatatgttcagtCAATTGAATAAATTACAGTAATCCCCGCCcgctcatatatataaattcattttataattgCTACCCAATAATGATCAATATTgcatctaataatatttatgtacatataattaattgaaagttaaaaagattattcattgGAAATTAACAATTCATTTGCGTGACATAttgggttatatatatatatatatataatgttgtgACGAACATGACATGACACCAGTTGGTATACATACGTACATAGAAAGAAAATAGTCACAGACTAGCGTATTTTGAGGATACATGGGACCCGGCCGGCCTCCTTAAAATGCAAAGTGATCACTAGGCACGTAACTCGATTATTGACAATACATAAAAGTCTCGTGTTTACACATGCAATGCCATATTCCTTGTAAATGTACAAGGCTGTTGGCTTAGGATTGATCCGTACATCTCAATTTTCTACcactaaaatatattaatttcttagaaaagaaattaaaagattGAATACCACAAAATGCTATAGGCCGGCCAGAGCAACAATAgtagaccatatatatatatatatatagtagagaATAGTACATTAAAGTAGATATTgcaaaaattaaatctcattggTAGATTAAAAAGTCAAaaaacgtataatatacgtatataaaGTTGGTTTCCTTTAAATGTTGGTCGTTTTTTCACTCGGTCGGCAATAGTTGTCAAGCCACTGCTATATAACAGGGGCATGCTATATTTTTTCAggaaaaatagtattaattggAATAAAAGAGTGCCTTTTGCGGTCTAAAACAGGCAACTGATCATCATCTTTGTGGACTCAAGTAGGATCGAAGTACCATTGTCCATTGGAATGTTGcaggatatataaataatattagtaattttaaaataggTAAATTTAtgtattgtttttaaaataatggataacttttaaattttacataaaaaattttattttttaataattaatattgctttttcttaaataaaatattcaaaatatgtCGTCCTCACTGTCAGGTCAACAAAAGTTACCCATAACATTAATAAAAACTACTTTTTTGAACAAAGAATCGTGCAAATGGGATTGACTTGTGAAGTGATCGACGGTGAAGGAAAGTTATTCCGTCTTCATCAAAAATCAAGTTAGTCAAGGAAGTCTCTGTTTTTGAATCTCTAATTTTTTGAGTtaatgactctctctctctctctctctctctctctctctctctctctctctctctctcatatgaaTTTGCTTCAGACTTCTCTGTCCCTACCATTCCGCGTCCAAACTATCAAACGTCTATATAATATTGATCTGTCCCCAAGTTCATATCATCTCCCTTTAGGTTTCTGTATCTGTTGCTCCAGTTTCTAGTCTTCCCAAATTAAGATTCATTATATtgttaatcttaaatattcccGTCGAGGGGATTCTAGCTAGAAAGTTGTGGGGATTTCCAAGACCGGAAGTTTAATATCATGGCAGGAGCTAGTGGAGGAAGAACATTAGAAGAAACTCCCACTTGGGCTGTTGCAgttgtgtgttttgttttggttttgataTCCATAATCATCGAGCACATCATCCATCTTATGGCAAAGGTACGTATGATCCatcagtaatatatatattagatgcaATCCTTAATTCATTGGGTTTTCGGGTTTTTTATTCTTATACCTCATAATTTCGAGCTGAGATATGTATATTATTCCACCACTTTGCAGTGGttgaagaagaaacaaaaaagagcTTTATTTGAGGCATTAGAAAAGATCAAATCAGGTACGCCATATACAGTACCTCACAGCTGTTTCGACaacctatatatattaattttataaatcgaCATTGATATTGTCTTTGTCTCCATTGATCACTCCTTGCAGAGCTCATGTTGTTGGGATTTATATCCTTGCTCCTCACAGTAGGACAAGGTATAATATCGAACATATGCATATCAGAGAAAATGGGAGCGAAGTGGCATCCATGCGAGAACAAGCAAGAAACCCAGTTGACCGAGGACGAGGACGAGGACGACGATTCTGAATCCAATGGCCGCAAACTACTGATGATCATGTCGGATTCTGGTGGAAGTTTTCGACGCATTTTGGCGTCGGCGGCGTCTACTGATAAATGTGCAGCCAAGGTGTGTGAAATACATGATGGGTCAATATTTCTGtattacatatttttcttttcttttcaatatggTAAATATTTTCACATTGAAACAGCAAATCGCACACAATATtccacataaatatataaataaataactactGAAAAATATTAGAATGATTTCGAAATGCAGCTTAGAttaatgtaaatattaaaaaaaaatattttaaccaaaaaatgactcaaaatcaaaaccaagATAGATCACAAACGCTTGGAATATGATGGAAATTGTGTAGATTGGAAAAAAATGATCACAAGCTGACAACCTATAAATAGATTGTCATGTGGATAGTGTGTGATgcagtctatatatatatatactgaggACCTTACCTAACATGATTATGACATGCATGTGGATGGTATGAAAAATTACAGGGAAAAGTACCATTTGTGTCTGAGGATGGTATACATCAACTGCACATTTTTATCTTCGTATTGGCAGTTTTTCACGTCCTCTACTGCATTCTCACCCTCGCTTTGGGTACAGCCAAGGTATGTACGCCTACGTATCTACCATTAACCACACATTAACTATACGTTTAATACTATCTCTTACCAAAATAAAAACGATATGATACATCGATCATAATGGCTATTTTGTTCCAGATGAGAAGATGGAAGCATTGGGAGACGGAAACCAGAACAGCTGAGTACCAGTTCTCACATGGTTAGTCCAAATTATAAATTACGTCAATTAATTCGAACagctattttttcttctttcgaaaaataaatttatcaccttctaaatattattatgtgATCACCAAACTCATTACAACGTATTAGACTATTGAGTTgcacttattatatatatacatacctgcgtattttaattaattatatatatacgtacgtacatgtactgatcatgcatgcatgcacgtacAGACCCGGAGCGATTCAGATTTGCAAGGGATACGTCGTTTGGGAGAAGGCACTTGAGCTTCTGGACCAAAACACCTGCGCTCATGTGGATAGTAAGCCATGATCTCCATCTAGTTTAATTTTCCTGCATGCTAGCAGCTTTCCCTCATCTATATATCTCACTACGTACTAATTAGCTACGCATGCAAGCAGTACTGAGCAACATGCATGACAGcttccatgatgctaaaataatCTCTCTGTTTCTCGTTTATATATAATGCTTCgatcataattaattaattgcataTCGTGACGAAAAAGTTTGAATTTCTTGCAGCAGGAGCTAGCTGCAAGGTATCACAGTACACTgatctaatttctttttcttaattcaCAAGATAAAGAAGCCCTGGCCTACTTCTTTTTCATAATGCTATATATTAACTTAGATTTGACGTCCACtcccattaaaaaaagaagaagaagaagaaaacctgCACAGAAATGGGGTCGGGTCGACGATGATCAATATTACCAATTATGAAATTGAATCAATGTggtcttttatttttgaaagttCAAACCCCCATtaacatactatatatatatatatatatattttgttaaaagaaaatCAACGATGTTGTTTGTTGAATTTTACATGCTAATTTGATGCATTAATGATGCTTAATTCAATGCATGACGGGTTATGATCATTTAAAGTTCGCAAcaaatgatcatgatcatgtcaAGAAGTACATGCAGTCAAGAGTCTGAAACGAAGAACAGGTCCTTAATTTCTCTCGTGAGCATTGGGTGCCGATGCATAGGCCTTGGAAATTTGGAATAGGGAAGCCATCCAGGAGCTTatctaaaagagaaaaagagagcaaTCTTGGGAAACAAGATATTAATTGGTCTTAGCTAGCAGACAGTTACGAAAATTGATACAACCAGTTTGTTTGTATGGTTTTTGACTTTTTTGTTATACACGCAACAGCTTGTTTGACTTTTTCCATTTATTAATTGAGAAATCGTACTTTTACAATTATGCAAACgttgtataattaatataaaaatatatatatttatgacacgttttttttttttttccccttacaTGGGGTGGGAGATTTTGAACCcaagttttctttttgaataaCCGGGTCATATGTCATTAGCCTATTAGGCTCTTAGCTATATGATACTTAGACTGCATGCAGATTAGAGTGTTTAGTATACTTCATCtcctcttatttatttatttttctttcaaatcttagtcctttttttttttttttggtcaagtGGCGACGTAATGATATGCTTAAATCCAAAatcttgaatattaatttttttattatcaatctCTATAGTCACTAAAcatgacattttattttttgttttgcaggTCTGTTTTTTCAGACAGTTTGTGAGGTCTGTTCCTAgagttgattacttgaccttgCGACATGGATTTATAATGGTAATTTgtcctaattaattaatatagtatatgCATCATTGTGtgacatatgcatgcatgctttcAATGATAGAACTTGTCACAATTTAGAGGGATAAATAttcttgtaattttaaaataattaaattattaggCTGAtcatgagttttttattttcttatttatatacaATAACTGATTATCAGGCACATTTGGCACCTCAAAGTCATCAGAAATTCGACTttcaaaaatatatcaatagaTCACTGGAAGAGGATTTCAAGATGGTTGTGGGAATCAGGTaatttcatgcatgcatgcatatatatatatatatatgttctcaTCACAGATTCACTTAATTTCAGGCCATTCTGTTAAACATTTACATAAATCATTGGATTATCTCTTAAATATtatctcatcttttcttttcttttttgtcatcGGTTTGCAGCCCTCCGATCTGGTTCTTCGCGGTGATTTTCTTGCTCTTTAACACTCATGGTGAGCTTCGACTGAGTTTGGTCAAAAACGCAAGTTTTCAAATAAATTCTTTCCTTTGCCCAAATTATCTGAGACCGAGTTCTCCTGTTTCCTTTCGCAGGATGGAAATCTTATCTATGGCTACCATTTATTCCAGTGATTGTaagcaaatgaattaaatatcTGCCTCTGATCATCACATgtctgctagctagctaggagatGGATTTAAAGACTAATATTAAATATGCAATCCTGCTGCATTCAGATCATCCTACTGGTGGGGACAAAGCTACAAGTGATCATAACCAAAATGGCATTGAGAATTCAAGAGAGAGGAGAGGTTGTGAAGGGAGTACCTGTGGTTATTCCAGGTGACGAACTCTTCTGGTTCAAACGCCCACGcctccttcttttcctcattaaTTTTGTTCTCTTTCAGGTACGTACATACAATATCCCTGCATgtccatttttttcaatctttttcttttcatgcatCCCTTCCCTCCTTCATCGTTTacttgtatttatatatatatatatatatacctcttTGTAATCTTTTGTCTTTGCATTTGCAGAATGCCTTTCAGCTTGCATTCCTTGCATGGGCTTGGGTAAGCTACTACTCTCTCTGCATATCCCCTGTATCTAAAGCAGTTCAAAACTCAGAACTCTTTCCTTTATATTGAAGCTCCTGTTTCTATGGATTTTTCAGTATGAATTCGGGTTGAAATCTTGTTTCCACGAAAATGTGGAGGATTTCGTTATCCAAATCGCAATGGGGTACGTCCGACGTTTCAATTTcatctacacacacacacacacacacacacacagagttcTGAACTTTAATTGATTTAGAGTTCCTAACATGAGATTAAAATGGGACTGGCGCTTTGATCAGGGTCCTGGTACAAATTCTGTGCAGCTATGTCACTCTCCCACTCTATGCCCTTGTAACGCAGGTAACAATTCTTCGGATCATCACAAAGTAAAATGTACAGTTTTACAGATATTATATACATTTctttaatttcatatatttacgGATGAAGTCGAATGCATGCAGATGGGTTCAAGCATGAAACCAACGATATTCAACGATAGAGTAGCGGCGGCGCTACGCAACTGGCACCACACGGCCAGGAAGCACTTGAAGCAGCAAAAGGGCTCAACCTCAGTGACAGTGACCCCTTTCTCCAGCAGACCCACCACTCCATCCCACTACACATCCCCTGTTTATCTCTTGCGCCACCACCGCAGCGACATGACCGACAGCGTCCAAAGTACAATATCACCTAGAAGATCATCCAATTTCGACATTGATCATCTCCCATATTATTGGGAAACTGATTCCCCCTCCCACCGCGGCTTCCAGATAGGCGATGGCTCCTCCCACGGCTACCCCCTAGAGCAAAGCAGCGTTGCGTATGATAAGGATGTAAACGAAACTACCATCTCGCAGACGACAGCTCGCATGCAACACGAAATTGAAATCGGGCCGCAGCCTAAAGACTtctcatttgataaaagaatGAGTTTGTGAATGAATTGATCGTGATCATGCATGTATCGAAATCTTCATACACTTTTATTGATTAGAGATGATGCCGCTGAGGCAGATCTAGTCTTACTACTACTAGCTTCTAAATTTGATGCCCGTCCCTGATTGATGAGACTgatcatgaatatatatatatatacacagagagagagaggttgataTCGAGGTTCTTTAACTGCGTCATATATCCTGTATATCTTGCTTTGAATCGAACAGTTttggaggaaaaggaaaaacacaGACATAGATAAGGATCAGAAGCTGATATTGTTGTATTGACGGCAAAACTTCTTCAGAGATGATCAGACCTTTCCAACGCCGCGAGCATTGCGTACCTAGCTAGCTTGCAATTTTTGGTATTCGCGGGATAATGCTTTCGGTCTGACTTTAATCTCTTCCGCCATAAAGATCCCAAGGATAAAGTGGATAaagtgatagaaaataaaataaaataaaaaagactacggaaatcgaaaaaaaaaagttggaaaaGAGACTTTTGAGGGATTTTTACTGCTctctattgttattgaatacaagaaataaatttctaattatacagaaattaaattaagacaagataaatattttaatcattgcaataatcaaatcaaaataatatcatgtcaaagtgatttgataattatgtaAATCAAGTTAAATAATATCTAATTAACAATATTATCTTCAAAATTTCCCTTCAAACTCTAGATGGAGAACTTTTGACTCTTGAGTTTGAAATTTAAGTGCAGCGATGGTATTCATATCCATTAATTGATTGTAGATGAGATAATGGTATTGGTGATGAAGTGACTGGCAACTGAAACATCAAATCTGTAGATATGGCCaacaatgatatatatatatatatatatatatggtcttgGTCAACTATAAGACTAAaatcaaaataccaaaattgGATTAGGGATTTTAAACAATGCTCACGACaaatcaaaatctaataaaaaaatgtctcaCAAGTAATAAAGATATTCCAAATGCATGGATTTGAGATGATATATAATTGAATGacgatgaaaattttgtgagagGTAAAGCTagcgaaaaaataaatattccatAAGATTGAGCCTAGCGTTAGCCAAACTCTCTATTACCATGatagaaagtaaaataaaacaaaaaagaatatggagaagagaaaatgagggaGAGAGACTTTGATTGCTACATCTTTACTATTCTCAattgttattgaatacaaaGTGTTGATCCATATTtctaagaaaattatattgagaTAGTATAAGGTAAATATCTTaatcattatgaaaatcaaatcaaattcttaatGTGATATTATCTTCAAAATCTCTCATCAAACTCAAAGTGGAGAACTTTGGACTCTTGAGTTTGAAATTTGAGTGTAGcattcatatttattaattgaTCATCGATGGGATGATAatgttggtgatgaagtggctAGTAACTGGAATATCAAATTTGCAGTTCTGGCCAATAACGGGCTATATATGGCATCGGTCAACTATAAGACTAAAATCAAAAGgccaaaattggatttgggattTCAAACAATGCTCACAACATAtcaaatccaataaaaaatatctcaaaactaATAAAGATATTCCAAATGCATAGTTTTGAGATGATACATAAttgaatgatgatgaaaattttatgagaGACAAAGCTAGCGAAAGAATAGATATTCCATAGGATCAAGCTGTGAATCAATTGAACACCCAAAATCGTACTTTTGAGTGTTACAGTGTATATAAAACTTGTGTGTATGACTAAATTTTAGCATATTCCAATCATTAGAGTTTTGATCTTTCCATGCAAATTTTATGCTTGGCCGGATTGATGAACGGCTCTTTCTACAAGATAAGAAAACAATAATCATATAATCCCTTGGCTCCTAAAGGATTGGGAATACTCCAATGATTAAGTTAGACTATTTCATTCATAGAGAAAAATTCAATGAATAGAGAAAATCTTGATCTTAATTTTATGCTTATGAAGAGGGTTCATAGATATTTGATAGGTGTTGGGCTTAAAGAATTTAGATTAGGAGATTATCCCTTAGGTCAAATTATTATCTTCCTTTTGTGAGTGAGACCAATTGGTTAATTTTATACCTACAGTTATCTCAAACACCCATGGCCGATTGATCCAATTGTTCGGGTAAATGAATCATATATGTCTCGGAGTGGCAATTTGTGTTTGCAGGTCGTGCTCATGTCGTGTCAAGTCATGAGTATTAAACTATACGGGTCAACTCAAATACGACTTGTTTAATTAAACAGGccaaaccctaaaaccctaacaCAACCTatattaggggtgctacccagCCTACATGGGCAGGCAGCCACCCCTCATCCCCCCTCCCCTCTGGattggggggggaggggggagtaGTTTTGCCCATGCACCCGGTCCCCACCTCCATATA includes:
- the LOC122292971 gene encoding MLO-like protein 6 yields the protein MAGASGGRTLEETPTWAVAVVCFVLVLISIIIEHIIHLMAKWLKKKQKRALFEALEKIKSELMLLGFISLLLTVGQGIISNICISEKMGAKWHPCENKQETQLTEDEDEDDDSESNGRKLLMIMSDSGGSFRRILASAASTDKCAAKGKVPFVSEDGIHQLHIFIFVLAVFHVLYCILTLALGTAKMRRWKHWETETRTAEYQFSHDPERFRFARDTSFGRRHLSFWTKTPALMWIVCFFRQFVRSVPRVDYLTLRHGFIMAHLAPQSHQKFDFQKYINRSLEEDFKMVVGISPPIWFFAVIFLLFNTHGWKSYLWLPFIPVIIILLVGTKLQVIITKMALRIQERGEVVKGVPVVIPGDELFWFKRPRLLLFLINFVLFQNAFQLAFLAWAWYEFGLKSCFHENVEDFVIQIAMGVLVQILCSYVTLPLYALVTQMGSSMKPTIFNDRVAAALRNWHHTARKHLKQQKGSTSVTVTPFSSRPTTPSHYTSPVYLLRHHRSDMTDSVQSTISPRRSSNFDIDHLPYYWETDSPSHRGFQIGDGSSHGYPLEQSSVAYDKDVNETTISQTTARMQHEIEIGPQPKDFSFDKRMSL